In Acaryochloris marina S15, a single genomic region encodes these proteins:
- a CDS encoding FitA-like ribbon-helix-helix domain-containing protein, giving the protein MANLIVRNIDDSIVRALKMRASQNGVSAEAEHRKILEQVLFHPPQKSFSEVLCQIPQVGCDEDFERIQDDLAQDVFD; this is encoded by the coding sequence ATGGCAAATCTGATTGTTCGTAATATTGACGACTCTATAGTCAGAGCCTTAAAGATGCGGGCTAGTCAGAATGGCGTGAGCGCTGAGGCCGAACATCGCAAAATCTTAGAACAGGTATTGTTTCATCCACCCCAGAAGTCCTTCTCTGAAGTTCTTTGCCAAATTCCACAGGTTGGCTGTGACGAAGATTTTGAGCGAATCCAGGATGACTTAGCTCAAGATGTATTTGATTGA
- the leuS gene encoding leucine--tRNA ligase, translating to MESRYNPTEIEPKWQASWAKQGLDATPEDTSKPKFYALSMFPYPSGSLHVGHTRNYVITDVIARLKRMQGYRVLQPMGWDAFGLPAENAAIARGIHPAEWTYANMAQMKKQLEPLGLSIDWSREIATCSPDYYRWTQWIFLQFLDMGLAYQKEAAVNWDPVDQTVLANEQVDNEGRSWRSGAKVERKLLRQWFLKITDYAEELLTDLDKLTGWPERVKTMQANWIGKSVGAYLEFPIVGMDDKVAVFTTRPDTVYGVTYVVLAPEHPLTPQVTSKAQKKAVDKFIEEVGAESEMDRTAEDKPKKGIPTGGKAINPFTGEEIPIWIADYVLYEYGTGAVMGVPAHDTRDFVFAKQNKLPIQTVIVPEGSDADTPLEAAYTEPGLMVNSGEFDGKASTEGKQAIIAKAETKGWGKARVQYRLRDWLISRQRYWGVPIPVIHCPKCGAVPVPEADLPVELPEDVEFSTQGGSPLAKLESWVNVACPTCGADAKRETDTMDTFIDSSWYFLRYPDAKNDKAVFDSAKANDWLPVDQYVGGIEHAILHLLYSRFFTKVMRDRKLLNFDEPFKKLLTQGMVQALTYKNQETGKYIAPINVDADDPKDPETGAPLEAFYEKMSKSKYNGVPPEEVTNKYGADTARLFTLFKAPPEKDLEWEGADVEGQFRFLNRVWRLVSEHAAQAKGKKAKVNKAKLSKTEKELRRSVHIAIKETSEDLDGDYQFNTAVSELMKLSNALSDSKEKASPVYAEGVETLLLLLTPFAPHISEELWENLGHSESILGQPWPQVDKEALVADEITLVIQIMGKTRGTIQVPAGASREDLEQLARESEVAQRYIADKEVKKVIVVPGKLVNFVVPK from the coding sequence GTGGAGTCCCGTTACAATCCCACCGAGATTGAACCCAAATGGCAAGCAAGCTGGGCCAAACAGGGGCTAGATGCAACTCCTGAAGATACCAGCAAACCCAAATTCTATGCCCTGTCCATGTTTCCCTACCCCTCAGGTAGCTTACACGTCGGCCATACCCGCAACTATGTAATTACCGACGTCATCGCCCGCCTCAAGCGGATGCAGGGCTACCGAGTTCTCCAGCCCATGGGTTGGGACGCCTTTGGTCTACCTGCCGAAAATGCCGCCATCGCTCGGGGGATTCATCCCGCCGAGTGGACCTATGCCAACATGGCGCAAATGAAAAAGCAGCTAGAGCCTCTGGGACTCTCCATTGACTGGAGCCGGGAAATCGCCACCTGCTCTCCTGACTACTATCGGTGGACCCAGTGGATCTTTCTGCAATTTCTGGATATGGGACTGGCTTACCAGAAAGAAGCCGCTGTCAACTGGGACCCGGTGGACCAAACTGTTCTTGCTAACGAGCAGGTGGATAATGAAGGTCGCTCTTGGCGATCCGGGGCCAAGGTGGAGCGCAAACTGCTGCGCCAGTGGTTCCTAAAAATTACCGACTATGCGGAAGAACTCTTAACCGACTTAGATAAACTGACCGGCTGGCCTGAACGGGTCAAAACCATGCAGGCCAACTGGATTGGCAAATCCGTGGGGGCCTATCTGGAGTTCCCAATTGTGGGTATGGATGACAAGGTAGCCGTATTCACGACCCGCCCTGATACGGTCTATGGCGTCACCTATGTGGTGCTGGCCCCAGAACATCCCCTCACTCCCCAAGTCACCAGCAAAGCCCAGAAAAAAGCGGTGGATAAATTTATTGAAGAAGTTGGGGCCGAGAGCGAAATGGATCGCACGGCGGAAGACAAGCCTAAGAAAGGCATTCCCACAGGTGGCAAAGCCATCAACCCCTTTACGGGGGAAGAAATTCCCATCTGGATTGCCGACTACGTACTGTATGAGTACGGGACAGGTGCGGTGATGGGGGTGCCCGCCCATGACACACGAGACTTTGTCTTTGCCAAGCAGAATAAGCTGCCGATTCAAACGGTAATTGTGCCTGAAGGTAGTGATGCGGATACGCCCTTAGAAGCCGCCTATACCGAACCTGGATTGATGGTGAACTCCGGTGAATTTGATGGCAAAGCCTCCACCGAAGGCAAGCAGGCCATTATTGCCAAAGCCGAGACCAAAGGCTGGGGAAAGGCTAGGGTGCAATATCGTCTGCGGGATTGGCTGATTTCCCGACAGCGCTATTGGGGCGTGCCGATTCCGGTGATTCACTGTCCCAAGTGTGGGGCTGTGCCCGTACCCGAAGCCGATCTGCCCGTGGAGCTGCCCGAAGATGTGGAGTTCTCGACTCAAGGTGGATCGCCCCTGGCCAAACTAGAATCCTGGGTCAATGTCGCTTGTCCCACCTGCGGGGCAGATGCCAAACGGGAAACCGATACCATGGATACCTTTATTGATTCGTCTTGGTATTTTCTTCGTTATCCCGATGCCAAAAATGACAAAGCAGTCTTTGATTCAGCGAAAGCCAATGATTGGCTACCCGTTGATCAATATGTAGGTGGGATTGAACATGCGATTTTGCACCTATTATATTCGCGATTTTTTACGAAAGTGATGCGCGATCGCAAACTCCTCAACTTCGATGAACCCTTCAAAAAGCTGCTCACCCAAGGGATGGTGCAAGCTCTCACCTATAAAAACCAGGAGACGGGGAAGTATATTGCACCTATTAATGTTGATGCTGACGATCCTAAGGATCCAGAAACAGGTGCACCCTTGGAAGCCTTTTACGAAAAGATGTCCAAGTCTAAATACAATGGCGTCCCCCCGGAAGAGGTCACCAATAAGTACGGAGCCGATACCGCCCGTCTATTCACCTTATTTAAGGCCCCCCCTGAAAAAGATCTGGAGTGGGAAGGCGCAGATGTGGAAGGTCAATTCCGGTTTCTGAATCGGGTTTGGCGACTGGTCAGTGAACATGCCGCCCAAGCCAAGGGCAAGAAAGCAAAGGTAAATAAAGCCAAGCTCTCGAAAACAGAGAAGGAACTGCGAAGATCCGTTCATATTGCCATCAAAGAAACCAGTGAAGATTTAGACGGCGATTATCAGTTCAATACTGCCGTATCCGAACTGATGAAGCTGAGCAATGCCCTCAGTGATTCCAAGGAGAAAGCGTCTCCCGTCTATGCCGAAGGTGTGGAAACCTTGCTGCTGCTCCTCACCCCCTTTGCCCCCCATATCAGTGAAGAGCTGTGGGAGAACCTAGGGCATTCCGAGTCGATTCTGGGTCAGCCTTGGCCTCAGGTGGATAAAGAGGCTCTGGTGGCCGATGAAATTACCTTAGTGATTCAAATTATGGGCAAAACCCGAGGCACTATCCAAGTGCCGGCTGGAGCCAGCCGGGAAGATTTGGAACAGCTCGCCCGCGAGTCGGAAGTGGCCCAGCGGTATATTGCTGACAAAGAAGTGAAAAAGGTGATTGTCGTTCCGGGCAAGCTGGTGAACTTTGTGGTGCCAAAATAG
- a CDS encoding type II toxin-antitoxin system VapC family toxin: MYLIDTNVISELRKQARADPGVRKFFQVAAEQKARLYISAITIGELRRGVELIRYRGDLPQASLLENWLQTILDSYADHILDFTEVEAQVWGCLCAPHPQNAIDKQIAAIALTRDLTLVTRNVSDFADTGASLINPFEIAD, encoded by the coding sequence ATGTATTTGATTGATACCAACGTCATTAGTGAACTCCGCAAGCAGGCAAGAGCTGATCCGGGTGTACGGAAGTTTTTTCAGGTTGCTGCTGAGCAAAAAGCTCGCTTATACATCAGTGCCATCACTATTGGAGAGTTACGTCGAGGGGTTGAACTGATTCGCTATCGTGGTGATTTACCGCAAGCTAGCCTATTAGAGAATTGGTTGCAAACCATTTTAGACAGCTATGCTGACCATATTCTCGATTTTACGGAAGTGGAAGCTCAGGTATGGGGGTGTTTATGCGCTCCCCACCCCCAAAATGCCATCGACAAACAAATTGCTGCTATTGCTCTTACTCGTGACTTAACTTTGGTGACTCGTAATGTGAGTGATTTTGCTGATACAGGGGCATCCCTGATTAACCCTTTTGAGATTGCTGATTGA
- a CDS encoding ATP-dependent endonuclease, which yields MKLENVIIKRFRSIEDAKLDDCGEFNVLIGKNNSGKSSALSAINAFFKCINNGEVLNLSPNIGKEIDFFNKESQYPIEINLVFSLKLSERDALIRDIATEAPQMKNAVDGINPSLHLSVALVVMPPPSTFSYIQKVSLGGIPKSGVALFNCEGIILSVDERSALELYDNFLRSKELDNISEDLNSLDLDGLRRYIRPDLRDRPPLEYLARKIDGDTIKILEERVGTQASIEDLKSAIPDLSTSYKEESISTVNKVLSNKIGTFAGEEASIPHYVKTLLKRIGEINVLYLTEKRKRIGKEEAERLLSLKTRRGGFEALKNIQETVSALLGVYVDAFESDSSISTNQMSAEMDVDNFLVGVNGSGIKEALRLLLDVEFEHPDILLVEEPEIHLHPALETSMMRYLKRISCDCQVFITTHSTNFLDTAEMNNVYLVTKPNSTQIRQIDIGEAEAKIPQELGIRLSSLFMFDRLVFVEGITDEDAIREWASVLGVNLSQANVGFIRMGGARNFAHFATEETLNFLAKRQVRMWFLIDRDEKDDSEILKMQARLGENAKLKVLNKREVENYLICPRAVRSFIEYKRKISNTLNQELPTENEVQDKINGCAENLKQFAICKRVVKIVCKPIYPETKSIFEEFQDQEGVDKITESIQSMISQLETEKRNLESIYTSKIDEIENIWESKKMDIVPGDLLLDEVCKEYNLRFKKEKDTSKLASLMRKDEIDSEIKSVIQEIVV from the coding sequence ATGAAGCTTGAAAATGTAATAATCAAAAGATTTCGCAGTATTGAAGATGCGAAACTAGATGATTGTGGAGAATTCAATGTCCTTATAGGCAAAAATAACTCTGGAAAATCAAGTGCTCTTTCTGCTATAAATGCGTTCTTTAAATGCATAAATAATGGGGAAGTATTAAATCTCAGCCCTAATATTGGAAAGGAAATTGATTTCTTTAACAAAGAATCTCAATATCCTATAGAGATTAATCTAGTGTTTTCTTTGAAATTATCTGAAAGAGATGCTTTGATAAGAGATATTGCTACAGAAGCACCGCAAATGAAAAATGCAGTGGATGGAATTAATCCATCACTTCATCTTTCTGTGGCACTTGTTGTTATGCCTCCACCATCTACCTTTAGCTATATTCAAAAAGTGAGTTTAGGAGGAATTCCTAAATCTGGAGTAGCACTTTTTAATTGTGAAGGAATCATTTTGAGTGTAGATGAAAGAAGTGCTTTGGAACTATATGATAATTTTTTACGATCTAAAGAGTTAGATAATATTTCAGAGGACTTGAATTCTCTAGATTTAGACGGTCTTAGAAGATATATTCGACCTGACTTACGTGACCGTCCCCCTCTTGAGTATTTAGCTAGAAAAATTGATGGTGACACCATAAAAATTCTTGAAGAAAGAGTTGGGACGCAAGCATCTATTGAAGATCTAAAAAGTGCAATCCCTGATCTGTCTACTAGCTATAAAGAAGAATCAATATCTACTGTGAATAAAGTCCTGAGTAATAAAATAGGAACTTTTGCTGGAGAAGAAGCATCAATACCTCATTACGTCAAAACTCTTTTGAAGAGAATAGGTGAAATTAACGTTCTCTATCTTACTGAGAAACGTAAGAGAATAGGTAAAGAAGAGGCTGAACGACTTCTTTCATTAAAAACGCGAAGAGGGGGATTTGAAGCTCTTAAAAACATCCAAGAAACAGTTTCAGCATTATTAGGTGTGTATGTTGATGCATTTGAAAGCGACTCCTCAATATCTACAAATCAGATGTCTGCCGAAATGGATGTCGATAATTTTTTGGTGGGAGTAAATGGGTCGGGCATAAAGGAAGCTTTAAGACTATTACTAGATGTTGAGTTTGAGCATCCAGATATACTACTTGTTGAAGAGCCAGAAATACATTTGCATCCAGCTCTTGAGACAAGTATGATGCGATATTTGAAACGTATAAGTTGTGATTGCCAGGTTTTTATAACAACTCACTCAACTAATTTCTTAGATACTGCTGAAATGAATAATGTATATTTGGTTACGAAACCAAATTCAACTCAGATACGTCAAATTGATATTGGAGAGGCAGAAGCAAAGATTCCACAAGAGCTTGGTATTAGATTAAGCTCTCTATTTATGTTTGACCGTCTTGTTTTTGTAGAGGGTATAACAGACGAGGATGCAATTCGAGAATGGGCTTCTGTACTAGGCGTTAATCTTAGTCAAGCAAATGTAGGATTTATTCGTATGGGTGGAGCACGTAATTTTGCTCATTTTGCTACAGAAGAAACTTTAAACTTTCTAGCTAAACGTCAAGTCAGGATGTGGTTCCTCATAGATAGAGATGAAAAGGACGATTCTGAGATTTTGAAAATGCAAGCCAGGCTTGGGGAGAATGCAAAACTTAAAGTATTAAATAAGAGGGAAGTGGAGAACTATCTAATTTGTCCGAGAGCAGTAAGAAGCTTCATTGAGTATAAACGAAAAATATCGAATACTCTTAATCAAGAATTACCAACAGAAAACGAAGTACAAGATAAAATTAATGGATGTGCAGAAAATTTAAAGCAATTTGCAATTTGCAAACGAGTAGTAAAAATAGTCTGCAAACCCATTTATCCAGAAACTAAATCAATTTTTGAAGAATTCCAAGATCAAGAGGGAGTTGATAAAATCACTGAATCAATTCAATCAATGATTAGTCAGTTAGAAACAGAGAAAAGAAATCTTGAATCTATTTACACTAGTAAAATTGACGAAATAGAAAATATTTGGGAATCTAAGAAGATGGATATAGTTCCTGGTGATCTTTTATTAGATGAAGTTTGTAAAGAATATAATCTACGCTTTAAAAAGGAAAAAGATACTTCTAAGTTGGCAAGCTTGATGAGGAAAGATGAAATTGATTCAGAAATTAAATCAGTGATTCAAGAAATAGTAGTATGA
- a CDS encoding triacylglycerol lipase, translated as MGRTPLSMLYLQHRLRKLGHTPHLFGYSPTLESLQTVTDRLVQRIHTKISSQPYTLLGHSLGTIIIRNAYPKLISPPPVACFFLAPPMMACKAAKFFSKVGLYRLLTGEMGQLLAQDSFIDQLTLPPHTKIYVGTGGPRASWLPFGNELNDGILSVAEASGGHRVVTVPAIHTFIMNSTPVFEDIAQSLDTLA; from the coding sequence ATGGGTAGAACGCCCCTGTCCATGCTGTACTTACAGCACCGACTCCGCAAGCTGGGCCATACCCCCCACCTATTTGGCTATTCCCCCACCTTAGAATCCTTGCAAACCGTCACAGACCGATTGGTGCAACGGATTCACACTAAAATCAGTTCCCAACCCTATACCCTGTTGGGCCATTCCCTCGGCACCATTATTATCCGCAACGCCTACCCCAAGTTAATCTCCCCTCCACCAGTAGCCTGCTTCTTCCTCGCCCCACCCATGATGGCCTGTAAAGCCGCCAAATTCTTCTCCAAAGTCGGCCTCTATCGGCTGCTCACAGGAGAAATGGGACAGTTACTCGCCCAGGATAGTTTTATTGACCAACTCACTCTACCGCCCCATACCAAAATCTACGTTGGCACGGGTGGTCCCAGGGCCTCGTGGCTCCCCTTTGGCAACGAATTAAACGATGGCATTCTCTCAGTTGCAGAAGCCAGTGGCGGTCACAGGGTAGTGACCGTGCCTGCCATTCACACCTTTATTATGAATTCCACCCCAGTGTTTGAGGATATTGCCCAGTCCTTAGATACCCTAGCCTGA
- a CDS encoding type II toxin-antitoxin system RelE/ParE family toxin: MIEVRQTDIFANWFKKLRDRKAKARIQARIDRIEIGNFGDVAPVGEGVSELRIHYGPGYRVYFIQRGPVVVILLSGGDKGS; this comes from the coding sequence ATGATTGAGGTGCGCCAAACAGACATTTTTGCTAATTGGTTCAAGAAACTGCGAGATCGAAAGGCTAAAGCGCGAATACAAGCACGTATTGACCGTATCGAGATTGGCAACTTTGGAGATGTCGCCCCCGTCGGGGAAGGTGTTAGCGAACTTCGCATTCATTATGGTCCTGGTTACAGGGTTTACTTTATACAACGTGGTCCAGTGGTTGTCATATTGCTTTCTGGTGGTGATAAAGGCTCATAA
- a CDS encoding PHB depolymerase family esterase: MLKHLTKVAQIGCLSLFFFLPSRVDAQLMTDQKIRVAGVEREYHLFVPDDHHNAPVVLLFHGHTNSSDELIGLSGKRAPQASFRVWLDIAKKDNVILAIPNGRYVSRREKGWNDCRADAPTNSKADDVLFINKLLDSIVDEYKANPKQVYATGHSNGGHFAIRLAQEIPEKITAFAAISASNAANSECKDANIPVSALVMNGTADRFLPYSGGPMMAKRGDVLSTAGTLHYWIKRNGTDPFAEMDKLPDTTVKDQSRAEKYTYKNGINNTEVVLFRILNGGHTTPSIQVRNRRLLLRILGNQNADIEMADEVWSFFKTKKK; encoded by the coding sequence ATGTTAAAACACCTCACCAAAGTTGCTCAAATAGGCTGCTTGTCTCTCTTCTTTTTTCTACCTAGCCGCGTTGATGCTCAGCTCATGACTGACCAGAAAATCCGTGTCGCTGGTGTAGAACGTGAATATCACCTTTTCGTGCCTGATGATCACCACAACGCCCCGGTGGTTTTGCTGTTTCATGGGCACACCAACAGCAGTGATGAATTAATCGGGCTATCTGGCAAAAGAGCCCCTCAGGCTTCGTTTCGAGTTTGGCTGGATATTGCGAAAAAAGACAATGTTATTTTAGCCATCCCCAATGGCCGCTACGTCTCTAGACGAGAAAAAGGGTGGAACGATTGTAGGGCTGACGCTCCCACCAATTCAAAGGCGGATGATGTTCTGTTTATCAACAAGCTTCTGGATTCCATTGTGGACGAGTACAAAGCGAATCCCAAACAAGTCTATGCCACTGGACATTCAAACGGTGGGCATTTTGCCATTAGACTCGCTCAAGAAATCCCCGAAAAAATAACAGCATTTGCCGCAATCTCTGCTTCCAATGCCGCTAATTCAGAGTGCAAAGATGCAAATATTCCGGTTTCCGCATTGGTTATGAATGGCACTGCAGACCGTTTTTTGCCCTATAGCGGCGGCCCAATGATGGCCAAGAGAGGCGATGTCTTATCAACCGCTGGAACGCTTCATTATTGGATCAAGAGAAATGGCACCGACCCGTTCGCTGAAATGGACAAGTTGCCCGACACGACCGTGAAAGATCAAAGTAGAGCCGAGAAATATACCTATAAAAACGGCATCAACAATACTGAAGTTGTTCTGTTTAGAATCTTGAATGGTGGTCACACCACTCCCAGCATTCAAGTAAGAAACAGGAGGCTTCTCCTGCGCATACTAGGGAACCAAAACGCTGATATCGAGATGGCCGATGAGGTTTGGTCATTCTTTAAAACGAAAAAGAAATGA
- a CDS encoding glycosyltransferase family 2 protein, with translation MTKLIIQIPCFNEEETLGITLNELPKELPGVDCVEWLIINDGSIDNTVEVARANGVHHVVDLEHNQGLAKAFMAGIEACLKAGADIIVNTDADNQYCADDIPKLITPILAGQAEVVVGARPIQKIKHFSPAKKFLQKLGSWVVRIASGTNISDAPSGFRAFSRNAALRMNVFNEYTYTLETIIQAGQHGMVITSVPIRTNGYLRPSRLVKSIASYIQRSILTILRIFMAYRPLKFFTFLGSIPSVFGLLLWIRWLILYFQDPTRARAPSLIISAVLILIGFQLYMFGLLADLLTVNRKLLEDIQLRQRRADLESHNKG, from the coding sequence ATGACAAAACTCATCATCCAAATTCCTTGTTTTAACGAAGAAGAAACCCTTGGCATTACCCTCAATGAGCTGCCGAAAGAATTACCCGGTGTTGATTGTGTGGAATGGCTGATTATCAATGATGGCAGCATCGATAACACGGTTGAGGTCGCCCGAGCCAACGGTGTGCACCATGTGGTTGATCTAGAGCATAACCAAGGTTTGGCTAAAGCTTTTATGGCCGGAATTGAAGCCTGTTTAAAGGCCGGTGCTGACATCATTGTGAATACCGATGCCGACAATCAATATTGCGCGGATGATATTCCTAAATTGATTACCCCTATCCTGGCGGGGCAAGCCGAGGTCGTTGTCGGAGCCCGACCCATTCAGAAAATCAAGCATTTTTCCCCGGCCAAGAAATTTCTACAAAAACTAGGCAGCTGGGTCGTGCGAATTGCCAGTGGCACAAATATCTCCGATGCGCCTAGCGGGTTTCGAGCCTTTAGCCGCAACGCTGCCCTGCGGATGAATGTGTTCAATGAATATACCTATACCTTGGAGACCATTATTCAAGCGGGACAACATGGCATGGTGATTACCTCTGTGCCGATTCGCACAAATGGTTATTTGCGACCGTCCCGTTTGGTCAAGAGTATCGCTTCCTATATTCAGCGATCTATTCTCACCATTCTGCGGATTTTCATGGCCTATCGGCCCTTGAAGTTCTTTACTTTTCTAGGCAGTATTCCATCGGTTTTCGGTCTACTCCTGTGGATCCGTTGGTTGATTTTGTATTTCCAAGATCCGACCCGAGCTCGGGCACCAAGTCTGATTATTTCGGCAGTGTTAATTTTGATTGGCTTTCAGCTCTATATGTTTGGCTTGTTAGCTGATTTATTAACGGTCAATCGTAAACTGTTGGAAGATATCCAGCTGCGGCAACGCCGAGCTGACTTGGAGTCCCATAACAAAGGATGA
- a CDS encoding phage integrase N-terminal SAM-like domain-containing protein — protein MQWIRHYIIFHNKRHPKEMAEPEVEAFLTHLAVSEHVSASTQN, from the coding sequence GTGCAGTGGATCCGGCACTATATTATCTTCCACAACAAACGTCATCCTAAAGAAATGGCTGAACCTGAAGTTGAAGCGTTTCTGACTCATCTAGCCGTAAGCGAACATGTTTCTGCCTCAACCCAAAATTAA
- a CDS encoding addiction module antidote protein has translation MAISITRWDSAEHLKTEEDIQLYLEACLEEAEDDPALIIHALGVVARAKNMSQLSRDTGLSREGLYKALSPDGNPTFSTIAEVTKALGFKLTIQPTP, from the coding sequence ATGGCCATAAGCATAACCCGCTGGGATTCAGCCGAACATCTCAAAACAGAAGAAGATATTCAGCTATATCTAGAAGCATGCCTGGAAGAAGCCGAAGATGATCCTGCTTTAATTATTCATGCCCTAGGGGTAGTCGCTAGAGCTAAAAATATGAGTCAGCTATCCCGAGATACAGGTTTGAGTAGAGAAGGGCTATATAAAGCGCTGTCTCCTGATGGTAACCCCACATTTTCGACGATAGCTGAAGTTACTAAAGCGCTTGGGTTCAAGCTAACCATTCAACCAACACCTTAG
- a CDS encoding lysylphosphatidylglycerol synthase transmembrane domain-containing protein produces MKRYKRPISIAVSVLILCIIYSKIDFQGLIEVFRNCDLKWMVISLGMVIPLTGFTSWRLQQLMPSGSGMGAGEANKLVLAASTLNMVLPSKMGDIAKAYFIRDRGYLTGTLSVSLVVFEKTCDMLSLLFWCAFGLILYPQKDAFFWTMTAGVVAGVTLGLLLLGSAKFAHLFFGILRKITPKGISQKFKSLQESWQEMQQHFWQDRIQLAKVSGTSIFIWFLHMVQIWFFTLALKATVPFIVSLALSPLAILAGLLPLTFAGVGTRDAALIALYANYFDEATGAALGLLCTMRYFLPAIGGLPFLRTYLATLKSQKKAATDG; encoded by the coding sequence ATGAAACGGTACAAACGCCCCATTTCCATTGCCGTTAGCGTTCTCATTCTTTGCATTATTTACTCAAAGATTGACTTCCAGGGACTGATTGAGGTTTTCCGCAATTGTGACTTGAAGTGGATGGTGATCAGTCTGGGAATGGTGATTCCCCTGACGGGATTTACCTCCTGGCGATTGCAGCAATTAATGCCTTCCGGTTCAGGGATGGGGGCAGGGGAAGCGAACAAACTCGTGTTGGCAGCCAGTACCCTAAATATGGTCTTGCCTTCCAAAATGGGAGATATAGCCAAGGCGTATTTTATTCGCGATCGCGGCTATCTGACCGGCACCCTCTCGGTCTCTCTGGTGGTGTTCGAAAAAACCTGCGACATGCTGTCGCTGTTGTTCTGGTGTGCATTTGGTCTGATTCTCTATCCCCAAAAAGATGCCTTTTTCTGGACCATGACGGCTGGAGTGGTGGCAGGGGTGACCCTAGGGCTACTGTTATTAGGGTCTGCTAAATTTGCCCACCTATTTTTTGGCATCCTGAGAAAGATCACGCCTAAGGGGATTAGTCAGAAATTTAAGAGTCTGCAAGAATCCTGGCAAGAAATGCAGCAACATTTCTGGCAAGATCGGATTCAATTGGCCAAGGTCTCAGGCACCTCAATTTTTATCTGGTTTCTGCACATGGTGCAGATTTGGTTTTTTACCTTAGCGCTGAAGGCTACGGTGCCTTTTATTGTCAGCCTTGCCCTCTCTCCGCTGGCCATTTTGGCAGGATTATTACCTCTGACTTTTGCAGGGGTTGGTACTCGTGATGCGGCCCTAATTGCCCTCTATGCCAATTACTTTGATGAAGCAACAGGTGCTGCTTTAGGGCTTCTGTGTACTATGCGCTATTTTCTGCCCGCCATTGGTGGATTACCCTTTTTACGGACCTATTTGGCAACCCTCAAATCGCAAAAGAAAGCAGCCACAGATGGCTAA